The Mucilaginibacter defluvii genome contains the following window.
GCGTGTGCGGGCCATGCTGAGGCAGAACAAGCTGGCCGCATGCGGTTTGGCATTTATTATTGTCAGCATTGTATTGGCAACGCTTGGTTATGTGATAATGCCTGATAATACGCCTCTCGCTAATAATATGTCGGTGCAGCTAAGCGTGAAACATCCGGGTGCGCGTTATCAGATACTAAGAATCAGGAAGCCTGAGAAAGTAGATACGGTAAGCATCATCAGCAAAATGCTTTTTGGTCAGCCCGATGCTTATCGTGAAGTGCCGTTAACCGCTTTTCATTTTAAGGCTGACTCTATTTATATTGACGAATATATAGGCGATGAAGATGCTCCTGAAAAACATGCCTATAATATATTCGAGGTACTCACCGGAAAAAAAACGGTTTATAAAAACGGGCTTGTGAGTTTCGCTTTGCCAAACGGAAAACAGCAGCAAGTGAATGCAGATGAGGGTATTTATAAACGTGTATCCGATGAGATAGTTGATAGGCAAATTGCAACCCGAACTTTTGTTTTAGGTAGCGATATTTACGGGCGTGATGTTTTGAGCAGGGTTATCCTTGGTGCCCGGGTGTCATTAGCGGTAGGATTTCTGGCGGTGCTGATTAGCCTTGTGATCGGTGTTTTAATCGGGGCTGTAGCAGGTTATTTCGGCGGCTGGGTTGATGCCATATTAAGCTGGCTGATGAACATCCTATGGTCGTTACCGGCATTGCTGCTGGTTATCGCCATATCCTTTGCGCTGGGCAAGGGCTTATGGCAAATATTTGTAGCGGTAGGTTTATCTATGTGGGTAGAGGTTGCGCGGTTGGTGCGCGGACAGGTAATGGCCGTTAAAAAAATGGAATATGTTGAAGCGGCGCGTGCCTTGGGTTATACGCATAGCCGCATTATTTTTAAGCATATACTGCCTAATATTTTCGGGCCGGTGCTGGTTATCGCGGCATCTAACTTTGCATCAGCTATTTTGCTCGAGTCGGGCCTGAGTTTTTTGGGATTTGGCGCGCAGCCGCCTATGCCTACCTGGGGCGGAATGATTAAGGAGCATTATGGCTACATTGTAATGGATGCGGCTTACCTGGCCATAATTCCGGGCCTCGCCATTATGCTTACGGTTTTCGCTTTTAACGTACTCACTACCGGGCTGCGCGACGCCTTTGACATAAAATCGCAGAATATTCGGGTATAAGTTATATATTTTATACTTTAGCCTGACACCCTTAGTAATAAGTATGCCGCCAAGCGAGATGAATTCAGGGGAAGATGAGCTTATCCGGCTGTTGCTTAAAAGGCAGTCGGAGCTAAACTCGTTATTAGAACTTACCCGGGCTATCAATAAAAATATAGCCACGCCTGTGCTTATACAGATGCTCGAGGTAATCTGTCGTAATTATTTACAGATAGGCAAACTGCGCTTCCTTATAGCCGAAGGTAATAACTACATCTGTATCTCAAAGTACGGTGGGCAGTTTGAGCCAACCGGCGAACTTTATAAGGCCTGCAAGCATTTAAAAAAGATAAAAGAGCCCGCCGCCTTACAAGGTGTAAGCCATCCCGTATTAGAAGCCTACGATTTTTTTATTCCCATCTATCAAAAAAATAAAGCCATAGCTTACGCCCTTATTGGTGATTTTAACTCGCCGGATGATATGGTGAGCAATGACATCAACTTTATGCAAACCATTATTAATGTGGTATTGGTGGCGCTGGAGAATAAAAAACTGTTTAAGCAAAGGCTCGAGTCCGAACGTTTGCAGCGCGAAATGGAACTGGCGGCGGAAATGCAGAGCATGCTGATACCGGTCAAAGGCTATGCTGATGATCACATAGACCTGAGCGCCCGCTATCTGCCGCATCAAAACGTAGGGGGCGATTATTTCGACTTTATCCAGGTGAACGACCATGAATATCTTTGGTGTATTGCCGATGTATCGGGTAAGGGAATTTCGGCAGCCCTGTTGATGGCTAATTTCCAGGCAAGCCTGCGTGCATGGGTATCGGTAGAGGACGACCTGCCGACTATAGTGGAACGGCTCAACAAAATCGTTCTGCGCAATACTAAAGGCGAGAAATTTATCACTCTGTTCATTGCCATTTATAACCATAGCACGCGAAAGCTTACCTATGTAAACGCGGGACATAACCCAGCCATTTTATACGCCAACGGAAGCGCCGTGCAGCTAAAGATGGGCACAACCATTATCGGCGCATTTGATGAACTGCCGTTTATAAACCCCGGCGAATTGCAAATTGAACCCGGAGCGCTCATATTTAATTATACTGACGGATTGCTTGACCGGGAGACCGATACCACCAAAATATGGA
Protein-coding sequences here:
- a CDS encoding ABC transporter permease, with the protein product MAGNDTIARVRAMLRQNKLAACGLAFIIVSIVLATLGYVIMPDNTPLANNMSVQLSVKHPGARYQILRIRKPEKVDTVSIISKMLFGQPDAYREVPLTAFHFKADSIYIDEYIGDEDAPEKHAYNIFEVLTGKKTVYKNGLVSFALPNGKQQQVNADEGIYKRVSDEIVDRQIATRTFVLGSDIYGRDVLSRVILGARVSLAVGFLAVLISLVIGVLIGAVAGYFGGWVDAILSWLMNILWSLPALLLVIAISFALGKGLWQIFVAVGLSMWVEVARLVRGQVMAVKKMEYVEAARALGYTHSRIIFKHILPNIFGPVLVIAASNFASAILLESGLSFLGFGAQPPMPTWGGMIKEHYGYIVMDAAYLAIIPGLAIMLTVFAFNVLTTGLRDAFDIKSQNIRV
- a CDS encoding PP2C family protein-serine/threonine phosphatase is translated as MNSGEDELIRLLLKRQSELNSLLELTRAINKNIATPVLIQMLEVICRNYLQIGKLRFLIAEGNNYICISKYGGQFEPTGELYKACKHLKKIKEPAALQGVSHPVLEAYDFFIPIYQKNKAIAYALIGDFNSPDDMVSNDINFMQTIINVVLVALENKKLFKQRLESERLQREMELAAEMQSMLIPVKGYADDHIDLSARYLPHQNVGGDYFDFIQVNDHEYLWCIADVSGKGISAALLMANFQASLRAWVSVEDDLPTIVERLNKIVLRNTKGEKFITLFIAIYNHSTRKLTYVNAGHNPAILYANGSAVQLKMGTTIIGAFDELPFINPGELQIEPGALIFNYTDGLLDRETDTTKIWNEERLMTCVKKNGKLTAEKFNQAILNHIDNNVKAKPIDDITVLTLKFK